In a genomic window of Mycolicibacterium neoaurum VKM Ac-1815D:
- a CDS encoding AAA family ATPase, translating into MRLTKAEFSGFGRLANAQINLDHKVVAIVGPNEAGKTTLLKALAYIDSGQSLTVVERSRSLPGGIPDDHVVVRVQYRLNENDQAATAHLDLNEAPTDLWLSRTAGPGDIRTEVIPRPRKNLFTLVSAFEALKSAGTTAAIADLEPDTPEDDDSQEISDERATFARRLRDALGALDLNDTSNIQSQASEFGASRWIEKFDEYGLGGDIRNALELVQEWIGRTDPTEQVTTILYNRSPEILMFSDEHRFLAPSYELTDENVDKPPAALGNIAAIAELPVAELWRSINNGEEGARETLIDQANQTLQKKFEQTWNQSKVSVHLKINGFSLEVRIKQDGRTITQFHERSAGLQMFVALVAFLTTKGQAVPPILLIDEAETHLHIDAQADLVNEFMTQTRAAKIIYTTHSPACLPPDLGTNIRAVAPDPDNGQRSVIEGSFWTKGAGYTPLMLAMGAGAAAFSAARKVVLAEGATEMLMLPTLIKTAIDAADLDYQVAPGLSEVPVSMYPELDLEGARVAFLVDGDGGGSDLRDALIEAGVPANRIVTLGALTIENLLDPDAYKQAVVMLINEAAGAKRVTAEDIPDLPVDTTSLWPKIIGNWAKAEGHPLPGKRVVASRLVEDGLARPSQAGIEILKAAHAALSGILDGATT; encoded by the coding sequence GTGCGACTAACGAAAGCGGAGTTCAGCGGCTTCGGACGCCTTGCTAACGCCCAGATCAATCTCGACCATAAGGTGGTCGCCATCGTCGGCCCCAATGAGGCTGGCAAAACAACGCTCCTGAAGGCGCTCGCCTACATCGACAGCGGCCAGTCGCTCACCGTTGTGGAGCGGTCGAGGAGCCTTCCCGGCGGAATCCCTGACGATCACGTCGTGGTGCGAGTTCAATATCGGCTGAATGAGAACGATCAGGCCGCCACTGCCCATCTCGACCTGAACGAGGCACCAACTGATCTCTGGCTCTCCCGGACTGCTGGACCGGGTGATATTCGTACCGAGGTCATTCCGCGCCCCAGAAAGAATCTGTTCACTCTCGTTTCCGCATTTGAGGCTCTTAAGTCTGCGGGAACGACTGCTGCCATCGCGGATCTGGAACCTGACACGCCAGAGGACGACGATTCGCAGGAGATTAGCGACGAGCGCGCCACGTTCGCTCGCCGCTTGAGAGATGCACTAGGCGCGCTGGATCTAAATGACACGTCCAACATACAGAGCCAGGCCAGCGAATTTGGCGCAAGCAGGTGGATTGAGAAATTCGACGAATACGGCCTGGGAGGAGATATCCGGAACGCATTGGAACTCGTTCAAGAATGGATCGGCCGGACCGACCCTACGGAGCAGGTCACCACCATTCTTTACAACCGTTCGCCGGAGATCCTTATGTTCTCCGATGAGCACAGGTTTCTGGCCCCGAGTTACGAGCTGACCGACGAGAACGTCGACAAACCACCGGCTGCGTTAGGAAACATCGCCGCGATTGCCGAGCTCCCAGTCGCCGAGCTTTGGAGATCGATCAACAACGGGGAGGAAGGAGCTCGTGAGACCTTGATCGACCAAGCAAACCAGACCCTACAGAAGAAGTTTGAGCAGACATGGAACCAGTCAAAGGTATCGGTGCACCTGAAGATCAACGGTTTCAGCTTAGAAGTCCGGATCAAGCAGGACGGGCGCACGATCACGCAGTTCCACGAACGCAGCGCAGGATTGCAGATGTTTGTAGCACTGGTGGCGTTCCTGACTACCAAGGGGCAGGCGGTGCCTCCGATTCTCTTGATCGACGAAGCTGAGACCCACCTCCACATCGACGCTCAGGCCGACTTAGTAAACGAGTTCATGACCCAGACTCGGGCAGCGAAAATCATCTATACGACCCATTCGCCAGCTTGTCTACCGCCCGATCTGGGAACGAATATCCGCGCCGTTGCTCCCGATCCCGACAACGGACAACGGAGTGTGATCGAGGGCAGCTTCTGGACGAAAGGGGCTGGATACACACCGTTGATGCTCGCGATGGGTGCTGGAGCAGCAGCGTTCTCGGCAGCACGCAAGGTCGTGCTCGCCGAGGGGGCAACAGAGATGCTCATGTTGCCGACGCTGATCAAGACGGCAATCGATGCCGCGGACCTCGATTACCAAGTAGCGCCGGGGCTTTCCGAAGTGCCTGTCTCGATGTACCCAGAACTTGACCTCGAAGGTGCCCGGGTTGCGTTCTTGGTCGACGGCGATGGGGGCGGTAGCGACTTGCGGGATGCACTCATTGAAGCTGGTGTTCCAGCGAATCGCATCGTCACACTTGGAGCGCTGACCATTGAGAATCTGTTGGACCCAGACGCGTACAAACAGGCTGTGGTGATGCTTATCAACGAGGCCGCGGGTGCCAAAAGGGTCACTGCCGAAGACATTCCCGACCTCCCTGTGGACACAACGTCATTGTGGCCGAAGATCATAGGCAATTGGGCCAAGGCCGAGGGACACCCGCTGCCGGGAAAGCGGGTGGTTGCCAGCCGCCTCGTCGAAGATGGCCTGGCCAGGCCGAGTCAAGCTGGCATCGAAATACTCAAGGCCGCCCACGCTGCGCTGAGCGGCATACTTGATGGAGCAACGACGTGA